A section of the Pochonia chlamydosporia 170 chromosome 2, whole genome shotgun sequence genome encodes:
- a CDS encoding calcium/calmodulin-dependent protein kinase (similar to Pyrenophora tritici-repentis Pt-1C-BFP XP_001938092.1), with product MINRLHGQPESYDKKSKYRFGRTLGAGTYGVVREADGPTGKVAIKIILKKNVKGNEKMVYDELDMLQRLKHPHIVKFVDWFESRDKFYIVTQLATGGELFDRICDQGKFTELDASQTIKQIMTAVDYLHDNDVVHRDLKPENLLYVTREADSDLVLADFGIAKTLDSKEETLKTMAGSFGYAAPEVMEQKGHGKPVDMWSMGVITYTLLCGYSPFRSENLRDLLRECTAAPVPFHERYWKDVSQDAKDFILGLIVPEPEKRWTSKEAMGHIWLSGKNATDHNLLPELEAYRRRARLRRAIEIIKLQNRIAKLREHEEDPADSDMGDVQAGAGDNKGDGSRLHALGMFALREAKQKQESLQVEEEMEKESRRRSFSNA from the exons ATGATCAACCGGCTGCACGGCCAACCCGAGAGCTACGACAAAAA ATCCAAATACAGATTCGGTCGGACACTTGGCGCGGGCACCTATGGAGTTGTTCGTGAGGCAGACGGTCCTACGGGCAAGGTGGCCATCAAGATCATCTTGAAAAAGAATGTCAAAGGCAACGAGAAGATGGTTTACGACGAGCTCGACATGCTCCAGAGGCTGAAGCACCCACatattgtcaagtttgtcgaTTGGTTCGAGTCGCGT GACAAGTTTTATATCGTGACGCAACTGGCAACCGGTGGAGAGCTTTTTGACCGAATTTGCGACCAAGGAAAGTTCACCGAGCTCGATGCTTCTCAGACTATCAAGCAAATTATGACCGCGGTCGACTATCTGCATGACAATGACGTTGTTCACAGAG ACCTCAAGCCCGAAAACCTACTCTACGTCACACGAGAGGCGGATTCTGATCTTGTCCTTGCTGATTTTGGTATTGCTAAAACATTGGACAGTAAGGAAGAAACTTTGAAGACCATGGCGGGGTCTTTTGGTTACGCCGCCCCCGAGGTAATGGAGCAAAAGGGACACGGCAAGCCAGTAGATATGTGGTCTATGGGCGTTATCACGTACACATTGCTATGCGGATATTCCCCATTCCGCAGCGAGAATCTTCGGGATCTGTTGCGCGAATGCACCGCGGCGCCGGTTCCCTTCCACGAGCGCTACTGGAAGGACGTCAGTCAGGACGCCAAAGACTTTATCTTGGGCCTCATCGTTCCGGAACCTGAAAAGAGATGGACTAGCAAG GAAGCAATGGGTCACATCTGGTTGAGCGGTAAGAACGCCACGGACCACAACTTGCTGCCCGAGCTCGAAGCCTACCGAAGAAGAGCACGCCTCCGCCGCGCCATCGAAATCATCAAGCTGCAGAACCGCATTGCCAAGCTCAGAGAGCACGAGGAAGACCCTGCCGATTCCGATATGGGCGATGTACAGGCCGGAGCTGGCGACAATAAAGGCGACGGTTCCAGATTGCATGCGCTGGGAATGTTTGCCCTCCGCGAGGCGAAACAGAAGCAGGAAAGTCTCCAGGTTGAggaagagatggagaaggagagcaGACGGCGCAGTTTTAGCAACGCGTAA